Within the Catalinimonas niigatensis genome, the region AGAAAATCCAGATCTTCCAGATAGTTTAGCTCTTTATCCGTTATGGTCACTTCATGCTCCATAAGCCTTTTAGCTTTGGGAATTATCAATGCGCTGAATCACTTTAATCACCACCTCATGCTGGTCACCATCCTGATCCTGCAGGTAAATATTCAACTGCGGATTATCCACAGTGGTGTTATTCTTTATTTCAACAATCTTATTATGCTCTAATTGTTCTTCAATCTGCTCTTTTAGTTTTTCAATCGCATTGGCTACTTGTACCTCCAGCGGACTAGGATTATAACGCTCAGTTTGCATATGAATTAATTTTTATAATATAAGTTTATTGATTCGTTCAAGCTAACATACCCGCTCTTACTATACAAATGTATTACTAAGAGTTTGGTTATGGCAAAAAAACTACGATCAGGAGGCACTTTGTGGTACTCTCAAGGATGAATCATTATTCTGTACACTATTTACCTGCTTAGATACCGGATAAGCCTTGATCAGCTTATCTTCCATCGGACGGAGCATATCCTGTAAGCCTTCATAATCTTCGGTATCACTCAGCCATATACTGATGGCCTCCGGATGAAGAATAACCGGCATCCGGTCGTGGATATGTGCTACCGAAGGGCTGGCAGCAGTGGTAATGATGCAAAAACCTGCCTGGCCTTCATCCTCATCCGGAGCATCCCAAATACCGGCAAAGACAAAAGGCTTGTCATTTTCCAGACAAATCCGGTAGGGTACTTTGCCACCCTTGTTCTTCATCCATTCGTAGTAGCCATCGGCAGCCACCAGACATCGACGGGTTTTGAAAGATTTTTTAAAAGTTGCTTTTTCCAAAATAGTCTCTGCCCGGGCATTGATCAGTCTTTTTTGATCAGCTTTGGCCCAAAAAGGAACGATTCCCCACGGATAAAGCCTAAAGCTTGAAGGCTGATGATTACTTACCACCGGAAGTTTCTGCGATGGGGCTGCGTTATAATTCGGTTCAAAATCCTCAGGTACTTTTACATCCAGCATTTGAGCCAGTGTTTCTATTTCAGCGCCTATACTATATCGGCCACACATAGGTTATGAGTTTAAGGTTAATGCTAAAGTGTACGCTTTTCTATACTTACTGTATTGAACCATGAAAAGTTGGGTTGAAAACCAATGCTTTGTGCCTGTCAAGTGGTAAATCCAAAAAACATGATAAATATCGTGCAAATCGCCTTAAATGAAAGCGCATAACTTTTTGTTAGGATAAAAATAATTGTAAATTTGCACCTCTTTTCCAGTAAACGATTAAACAAACAATGGAATTTAAGAACAATTACGAGACAGTATTCATTTTGAATCCCGTTTTGTCTGAAGATCAGATGAAGGATACTGCCAACAAGTTTGTACAAATCCTCAAAGACAATGGTGCCGACGTGATCAACGTGGAGCATTGGGGTTTACGCAAACTTGCTTACCCTATTCACCACAAAACTACCGGTTTTTATAATCTGGTAGAATTTAGTGTGGAAGGTTCGGCTGTGGCAACTCTTGAAACTGAATTCAGACGTGATGATAGGATCATGCGCTTTTTGACTGTGGCTTTAGATAAGCATGCAGTAGATTACAATGAGAGAAGAAGAAAAGGAGAATTTAAAAGAAGAAAAGAGACTAAGGAGGAGTCAGCATCATGACATTACAGAACGAACCCGTAATCAGTAATAAAACTGAAAACAAGAAAAAATACTGCCGCTTCAAGAAGCAGGGCATCAAGTATATTGACTATAAAAATCCGGACTTTCTCCTGAAGCTTGTCAACGATCAGGGCAAAATATTGCCTCGCCGTATTACTGGCACCAGCCTGAAGTATCAGAAGAAAGTAGCACAGGCCGTCAAAAGAGCCAGGCATTTGGCCCTTCTACCTTTTGTTGATGATAATCTGAAGTAAGGGCGTCCATGGAAAGTATGCCTCTTCTGGCTACTTGAAACATACATCCATTCACCATTAATGTAAGAAACATGAACGTTATTCTTAAAGACGATATCAAAGGCCTGGGTTACAAAAACGACATTGTCGCAGTAAAGGCAGGCTATGGAAGAAACTATCTGATTCCGCAGGGACTTGCTGTCATTGCGAGTTCTTCAAACCTTAAAATGGCACAGGAAAATGTGCGTCAGGCTTCGCATAAAGCTGAGAAGCTGAAAAGCGATGCCCAAGCTATTGCAGCAAAAATGGGTGAGCTTACGCTTGAAATTCCTGCAAAAGCAGGTGAAAGCGGTAAAATCTTTGGTGCGGTAACTACCCTACAGGTAGCTGAAGCACTTAAAGAAAAAGGCTTTGACATAGATCGCCGCAAAATCTCATTTAACCAGGATATCAAAAATCTGGGTGACTATACAGCTGAGATAGACCTGCACAAAGACGTGAAGCACGAAATTGCCATCAAGGTAGTAGAAGGCTAGACATTATAAAAACATACTTTTTTAAAGAGCACTCCGATCATTTGGAGTGCTTTTTTGTTATTATACCTTTGTGTATCCATTCTTTTATGTTTAGAACACCCGTAAATACCGAACCTTCTCCCCATAAAATTAAGCTTGATTCCGCAGTATTGAGTACAGGCTCATGCTTTGCCCAGGTGATAGGCAAACGATTGATGGAAAATAAATTTCCGATACTTGCCAACCCTTTTGGTACGCTCTACAATCCGGCTTCTATTTTTCGCCTCCTGTACGATTCCATGAATACCTACCTGCCACAGGAAGAGACTTACCTCATCAGGCATGGTATACACTTCAATTATAAGTTCCATTCAGACTTTTCTGCGGAAAACCGTAAAGCACTGGAAACACAGATTGAACAGGCATTGCTCAGTACCCATACGTTTCTGAAAAAAGCAGAATGGATCATCATTACTCTGGGTACTGCTTATGTTTATGAAAGGCTGGATAACGGTCATATCGTAGCCAATTGTCATAAAACTCCATCCGCTCATTTCAACAAACGATTACTCAGCCCGGAAGAAATCCAGACCTGTTTTGAGCAGATTTATCTGGCCATGAATGCCTTTAACGAAAGGGCCCGCTTCATTTTTACAGTCAGTCCGGTCAGGCATATCCGCGATACTCTGGTACAGAATTCGGTCAGCAAAGCTTCGCTAAGACTTGCCATTGAACAAATCATTCAGCAGCATCCTGACAAAACCCATTACTTTCCCAGTTATGAGATAATGATGGATGATCTGCGGGATTACCGCTTTTATAAAGCTGATATGATTCATCCTAATGAGGTGGCAGAAGATTATATCTGGGACCAATGGGTAAATGCTTATATGGATGATGAAGCAATTGAATTCATGCGCCAGTGGAAAAAAATACAAAAGGCGCTGGAGCACCGTGCTTTTCATCCTGCTTCAGAACAGCATCAGCGTTTTATTCTCAAAACTATTGAGCAGCTCAATCACTTACATAAAAAAGTAGATGTGAGTAACGAGCTCAATGCGCTGAAAAAACAATTATCATGAATACCAATCACCATAAATATACCAACCACCTCGCCAGGGAAAAAAGCCCATATCTCCTCCAGCATGCCCACAATCCGGTAGACTGGCATGGCTGGAATGAGGATACGCTCCGTAAAGCAGTAAGTGAGGATAAACCTATTATACTCAGCATCGGCTATTCTTCCTGTCACTGGTGCCATGTCATGGAAAAAGAGTCTTTTGAAAATGAGGAGATAGGCCGCTACATGAGCGAAAATTTTGTCTGCATCAAAGTAGACCGGGAAGAACGTCCGGATGTGGATCAGATTTATATGGAAGCGGTGCAAAGCATGGGGATACAGGGAGGCTGGCCGCTTAATGTTTTTCTTATGCCTGACCAAAAGCCATTTTACGGAGGCACTTATTATCCACCTGCTCAATGGACCAAGCTTCTGGAGAATGTACAAATCTCTTTTGAACAGCAGCGGGACAAGCTGGAAGAATCTGCTGAGCAGTTTGCCAGACATCTGTCACATAGCGAGCTACAACGCTATGGTATCATAGAGGATGATAAACAAATGGAAAAGCAGGCATATCAGGAGATGCTTAGCAATATCTATCAGAAATTTGCTACGCGTTTTGATCAGGAAAGAGGAGGAATGGACAAAGCTCCAAAATTTCCGATGCCCAGCAACTGGCTGTTTCTCTTACATTATTATTACCATACCCAGGATAAACAGGCACTCAACCAGCTGAAACTTACGCTGGAGCAAATGGCTTTCGGAGGTATATATGACCAGATAGGCGGTGGCTTTGCCCGCTATTCTGTTGATGAGCGATGGTTTGCCCCCCATTTTGAGAAAATGTTGTATGATAATGGTCAGTTGCTCAGCTTATATGCGGAAGCTTTTGCCCTGACACATAAACCTCTCTATAAAAATGTATTGGAAGAAACTGTAGCCTTTGTAAAGCGAGAACTGACCAGCACTGAAGGGGGTTTTTACAGTGCTCTGGACGCTGATAGTGAAGGTGAAGAAGGCAGGTTTTATGTGTGGAAGCATGCTGAACTTCAGGAAACCTTAGGAGACTCTACGCAGATTATCGCTGACTATTATCATGTTGAAGAGGAAGGGAATTGGGAGAATGGCCAAAACATTCTCTACCGCAACCTTGCCGAAGATGCTTTTGCTAAAAAATATGGCTTGGACAGAACCGAACTTTCAGAACTCCTGGAGGAAAGCAAGCAAAAACTCCTTCAGAAAAGAGAAGAAAGAGTTCGTCCCGGATTAGATGACAAGATTCTTACCAGTTGGAATGGCCTTATGCTGAAAGGCCTGGCAGATACGTATGCTACTCTTCAGGATGTAAATATTTTAGAAGCAGCTTTGCGCAACGCGCATTTTATTGTAGACAAGCTTATGCGCAAGCAGGTAGACAAGTCAAGCCTCTACCGAAGCTATAAGGACGGCAAAGCTTATCTGGACGCTTACCTGGATGACTACGCCTTCGTGATAGACGCTTTTATCGCGCTGTACCAGATTACTTTTGATGAACAGTGGCTGCGACATGCCGAGCAGTTGACAGCGTATGTAGTTGATCATTTTTATGATCCGCAAGAAGGCTTTTTTCATTATACCAGCGAGGAAAGCCAATTGATCGCACGCAAAAAAGAGTTGTTTGACAATGTGATCCCCGCCTCTAACTCTGCTATGGCCAAAAACCTGTACCGCCTCTCCCTTCTGCTGGAACGCAAAGACTACCAAGAGATGAGTGAGAGGATGATGAACAGAATACTTAAAATACTAGATTCTGATCCGGCATATTTAACCAACTGGGCTAGTCTGTATATGGAAATGATGCAGCCCAGCGTAGAGGTTGTCATCATTGGAGAAGAATATAAAGCATATAGCAAAGCTATTTCAGCTCATTATATCCCCGGCAAGCTGATCTCTGGAACAGAAAAAGAAAGCACTTTGCCTCTGCTCAAAGACAGAAATGCCATTGACGGCAAAACCACTGTGTACGTTTGCTTTGACAAAGCCTGTAAAATGCCGGTGCATACCATAGAAGCAGCCTTGGAGCAACTTCAAGACAAGAAAAACTTTGCTTGATAATTGATTGGGTAGGTACAATTTTAAGAACGACTTCAAAACGTCGTTCTTAAAATTTAAAAGAGAAGCAAGCAAATTGAATTTCTCTATGTGCATGAAGTTGTGTAATTTTCAAGTTCATTCTTTTGAAATTCATTCTCATTTAGTTCGATTGACAGAATCAATACTTTGGATCAGTTAAGACTCAACGTAGACGCACCCGACGAACGGGTTACGTGGTTTGCAGATGTCATGCTGCCCGTTCCTATTCCTAAGCTTTTTACGTATCGTATTCCGGTTGATAGGGAACAGATGGTGCAGGTAGGAAGCAGGGTGATTGTGCAGTTTGGCAGCAAAAAAGTACTCACTGGCGTGATTGGCAAACTTCATCAGACGCCACCCAAAAAATATCAGGCACGTTATATTCTGGAGGTGTTGGATGAGCAGGCCGTAGTACATCCGGTGCAAATCAAACATTTTCACTGGATTGCAGCGTATTACGCCTGTACAATTGGTGAAGTATTGAATGTAGCCTTACCGTCAGGACTTAAGCTGAGTAGCGAATCTAAGGTACAATTGAATCCTGAATTTGATCTGGAAGACTTTGAGGGCAACATCAGTGATAAAGAATACCGGATCATTGAGGCCTTGGTGGAAAAGCAAACGCTTTCTTACCATGAAATTGGCAATCTGCTGGATGAGAAAAACTTTTATCATGTGATCAAGTCACTGATTCGCAAAGAAGCCATTTTGATCTTTGAGGAAGTTAAAGAAAAATACCGGCCCAAAATTATCAAGAGGGTCAGGCTAAGTCCAAAATACGCACATGACCATATTAGCTTAGAGAAGCTATTCCAGCAACTGGAGAAACAACCCAAACAACTGGATGTAGTCTTGCGCTACTTTCAACTCAAGCCTGCTTATCAGGATGTGGAAAATAACCAAAGAGGTTTACTTAAATCATCACTAAACAACGAAAGTGTCTCTACCTCTTCTGTCAACACTTTGATCAAAAAGGGTGTCTTTGAAGAGTTTGAAGAAATAGTCTCTCGTTTTCAACCCGTTGGCCCACTTCAGGAGGCTAAAATTCAACTCACAGAAAGCCAGCAGCAGACTAAAGATCAGATCCTTACCCACTTTGAAAGCAAAGATACGGTGCTGCTGCATGGAGTAACCGGCAGTGGAAAAACGGAGATATATATTGACCTCATCCAGGATGTGTTGACCAGTGGCGGACAGGTACTTTATCTTTTACCGGAAATTGCTCTCACCACTCAGATCGTATATCGTCTGAAAAAGATCTTCGGCGATCAAATGGGCATTTATCACTCAAAGTTTTCTGACAATGAAAGGGTAGAAGTCTGGCAGGGTATTCTGGATGGCCGCTATCCCTTGGTGGTAGGCGTACGTTCGGCAGTGTTATTGCCTTTCGAAAACCTGGGACTGATTATCATTGATGAGGAACATGAGATTTCTTACAAGCAATTTGATCCGGCTCCCCGCTATCATGCACGCGATGTGGCTTTGGTACTGGCAAAACTTCATCATGCCAAAACTTTGTTAGGGTCGGCTACTCCTTCTATTGAATCTTATTATAATGCGCTGCAAGGCAAATATGGATTGGTGCGTTTAGACAGAAGATTTGGGAATGCCCAGTTGCCTGAGATTGAGTTGGTAGACATTCGCAGGGAAAGAAAACGCAGAACCATGCGGGAAGACTTTTCGTCAGTACTCCTGCAACATATGGAAGCTACTCTCGCCCTGGAAGAGCAGGTGATTATTTTTCAGAATCGCAGAGGCTATTCCCCCTATATTTTATGCGAAGACTGCGGTCATATTCCCAAATGTGAACAATGTGATGTCAGCCTTACCTATCATCAGTTTGTGTATGAATTACGATGCCATTATTGTGGACATCATGAGAAGCTTCATCTGGAATGTGAAGCCTGTGGATCAACCAAGCTAAAAACTGCCGGTTATGGTACTGAAAAACTGGAAGAGGAAATTCAGATGCTTATTCCCAAGGCAAAAGTGCAGCGGATGGATTTGGATACCACGCGTAAAAAGAACAGTTATCAGCAGATCATAGATGCCTTCGCCAAACGTGAAATGGATATTTTGGTAGGAACGCAGATGGTTAGTAAGGGATTGGACTTTGACGGAGTAAGCCTGGTAGGAATCCTGGATGCTGACCGCATGATCCATTTTCCCGATTTTCGTTCGCATGAACGCACTTTTCAACTCATTACTCAGGTCAGTGGGCGTTCGGGAAGAAGGGACAAAGTAGGAAAGGTGATTATCCAAACTACCAATCTGGAGCAGCCTGTTCTCCATAAAATTGTGGCCAATGATTACATCGGGCTGTATCAGGAAGAAATTGCCGAAAGGCAGGAGTATCATTATCCTCCTTTTGTGCGACTGATCCGTATTACCATCAAAAATCCCGACAAAACCCTCTGTAGCAAAGCTGCCAAACAGCTGAGTGAAAGCCTTAGAAAAGTACTGGGTCTGGAGCGAGTGCTGGGTCCTGAAGAGCCGTTAATATCCCGTCTGAGAAATCAGTACCTGATGCAACTGATGATAAAATTGGAACGCAAGCAAACTTTTATTCAGGAAGTCAAAAAAATCATCATTGATCACTGTACTCTTTTAGAAAAAGACAAGCAGCTCAAAGGAACCAGGACAGTGATAGATGTAGATCCTTTTTAATGGTATTATAGTGCTATGGTTCTGGGTGTTATAGTGTCATTGTTCTATGAATGCATATTTAACTAATACTCATCAACAACTCTAACACCATAACACTATTGAACCATAATACCTTTACAACTCTTTAATTCTGATATTTCTCCACTGCACCTGCATAGGATCTTCAATATCTGTAGAGTGTACCTGCAAGCCAATAAATCCGCTGTCTGTCATGTCATCCACCAATTCAGCAGTCTGAATGCCGTTGACAAAAGTACGGATCGTATCTCCATTGGCTTCCACACGGTATTTATTCCATTCATTATTTTTGAAGGCAGTACGACCTTCCTCATTTTCTGACAAGTCGGCCAGCCAGCCCCGGCGTGCCTCATCATAAATACCTCCACTATAAGCTCTTTCAGAAGGGTCTATTTCTATCTGATAGCCATGTACCCGGGGAGATTCTACGGTTTTTTCTACGCTTTTACCTTCTGCATCGGTGTAGACATAAGTTGTATCAAAGTCATAGGAATTGCTGCGGATCTGTACCCCTGAATTCATCCGGGGATCAACTTTTACCTCATACTCCAGAATAAAGTCATCGTACATTTTATTGGTAGTCAGAAAACTGTTGGGTTCCCCAAGTTTAGTCGTTCCGGTCACCACCCCACCATTGACCTCATAAGTAGCCTTACCGTTAAGCTGTGTCCATCCTTGTGTGGAGCTACCTTCTACCAGCGTCACCCACTCTTCTTCTTCAGGTTGGGTAGTGGCTACCCCTGTACTATCTTCAGCAGAACTATCTTCATTGGTTCCGGAAGAACATGCAGAAAAAGTAAGAGCAGCTATCGCTATCATCAAGACTGATAGATTCAATGTTAATTTTTTCATGAGCGTTTTAAACAATAGGTTAGAATATTAAAAAAACTGATTACAAATTGAGACAATTCGCTTAAAAATGCAACCATCAAGGTTTATAGAAAAAAAACCCAGCGCACTGCCGGGTTTTCTGAATTATCCATTTTAAGGCTTAGCTACTCATGGCCATCAGCAGGTCGGCACGGGTGATGATGTGTACCTGATTCAGACGATCGCGTACCAGTAAAGCCTTATTATTTTTATCAATCAGTGATGACAACACATCCAGTGTATCATGGATGGAGATAAACTGAAAGGGTTTATCCATGATCTTAGACACTGGCTCTGTTTTCATAGAAGGGTTGTCAATTAATTGGTGTAGTAGTTTAGAATCGGTGAGGCTACCCACATAAGCATCCTCTTCTACTACAGGAATTTGGGAAATGCCCTGGTTATTCAAGATTTTGATCGCCTCTCCTACTGTGGTATCTGAGGTTACAGTCACCAGTTCATTCTGTCCGTTGCGAGCTTTCAGAATATCCTGCGCGGTAGCAAACTCTCTTTTTTCCAGATATCCGTGGTCTTTCATCCAGCTGTCATTGTAAATCTTGCCCAGATACCGTGTTCCATGATCGGGAAGAATAATGACCATCAGATCATCTTTCTTAAGATGTTTCCGGGCGTATTTGAGTGCGCCAAATACCGCAGAACCGCATGACCAGCCTACAAACAGACCTTCTTCCCTGGAAAGACGACGTGCCATGATGGCCGCATCTTTGTCCGTTACTTTTACAAATTCATCAATCAAATCAAAATTCACATTCTTGGGCAGAATATCCTCTCCAATACCTTCGGTCAGGTATGGGAAAACTTCATTGTCATCAAACTCACCGGTTTCTTTATATTTTTTGAACACTGAGCCGTAAGTGTCGATACCGAGGGTAAAGACTTTCTTACTCTTTTCTTTGAGATATTTAGAAACGCCACTGACCGTTCCTCCTGTGCCTACACCGGCAGCAAAATGTGTAATCTTACCTTCAGTCTGTTCCCAGATCTCCGGTCCGGTAGTCTCATAGTGAGCGGCCCAGTTGGATAAATTATCGTACTGATTAGGGTAAAAAGAATTCGGAATGGTCTGGTTAAGTTTTTTGGCTACCGAATAATAAGAGCGGGGATCGTCTGGTGACACATTGGTAGGGCACACTACCACTTCTGCGCCGACGGCCCTGAGTATGTCAATTTTTTCCTGTGACTGCTTGTCTGCCAGGGTAAAAATACATTTATATCCCTTGGCAATGGCTACCAGAGCCAGCCCCATACCTGTGTTTCCGGATGTACCTTCAATGATAGTACCGCCGGGTTTTAAGATTCCGGCTTTTTCAGCATCTTCAATCATTTTGGTCGCGATACGGTCTTTGACAGAGTTGCCCGGATTAAAGTACTCTACTTTTACCAATATCGTACCCTCAATACCTTCAGTCACTTTATTCAGTCTGATCAAAGGCGTATTCCCTATGGTGTCTATAATTGAATTGTAGTACATATTCTGCCTGTAATTATTAATTTAGCGCAAAATTAGGATTATTTGTGAGCAATCACCTGTTGTCATTGCCAAAAATTAATGTCAAATTAAAAATTTATCAGAAAAGAGACTGATTAACTGTTTTTTACTTGATCTTGAGCAAAAGACTTTCTCATGATCTTCTAACAACGATGGGTATGAAAAATTCGTTTTAATTATTGCTAGCTTTGCTTTGACAACAATTTAGATTAATCACATTTTTGCTCATCACTTGCAAGATTACTTAACCCCTTGTAACCCTTACTTTATATGGATAATAGAAAATTTTTGCCCTTCATCGTGATTGGGATAGTATTGTTTATTGCCATCATTTATTTATCATCCAGTATTTTCCTTACCATCAATGCCGGTGAAAGAGGCGTTATATTCCGCAAGTTTGGCGGAGGCCTGGATAAAGAAAACATTTATGGGACTGGTTTTGTCGTTAAAGCCCCCTGGAATGATATGTATGTATACGATGTAAAAGAGAATAGTGTAGACGAAACTATGGATGTTCTGGACAAAAACGGACTTTCGCTGAAAGTAGACGTCACCGTACGCTTTCATCCTATGTATGATAAGATCGGATACATTCATGAATATTTTGGTGATAACTACGTTGACAAACTTATCATTCCAGAAACACGCTCCACAGTACGCCGGGTGATGGGACGCTATACGGCTGAAGAAATCTATTCTACCAAGCGTAGCGAAGTGGAAACTTCCATCATTGAGGAGACGGAAGCTATCCTGCAGGATGAAGCCAATAATATTCAAATGAGAGCCCTGCTGATCCGTTCCATCAACTTGCCAGAACAGATTAAGGTCGCCATTGAAAATAAACTTGAACAAGAACAGGAAGCTCTTGCTTATCAATTTAGGCTGGAAAGAGAAAAGAGTGAAGCCGAACGTAAGCGCATCGCCGCAGAAGGTGAGGCAGAAGCCAATAAGATCATCAATAGTAGTCTGACCAATGAGCTTTTGAAAATGCGCGGTATAGAAGCCACTAC harbors:
- a CDS encoding GSCFA domain-containing protein; the protein is MFRTPVNTEPSPHKIKLDSAVLSTGSCFAQVIGKRLMENKFPILANPFGTLYNPASIFRLLYDSMNTYLPQEETYLIRHGIHFNYKFHSDFSAENRKALETQIEQALLSTHTFLKKAEWIIITLGTAYVYERLDNGHIVANCHKTPSAHFNKRLLSPEEIQTCFEQIYLAMNAFNERARFIFTVSPVRHIRDTLVQNSVSKASLRLAIEQIIQQHPDKTHYFPSYEIMMDDLRDYRFYKADMIHPNEVAEDYIWDQWVNAYMDDEAIEFMRQWKKIQKALEHRAFHPASEQHQRFILKTIEQLNHLHKKVDVSNELNALKKQLS
- the rplI gene encoding 50S ribosomal protein L9 — encoded protein: MNVILKDDIKGLGYKNDIVAVKAGYGRNYLIPQGLAVIASSSNLKMAQENVRQASHKAEKLKSDAQAIAAKMGELTLEIPAKAGESGKIFGAVTTLQVAEALKEKGFDIDRRKISFNQDIKNLGDYTAEIDLHKDVKHEIAIKVVEG
- a CDS encoding 3-keto-disaccharide hydrolase; protein product: MKKLTLNLSVLMIAIAALTFSACSSGTNEDSSAEDSTGVATTQPEEEEWVTLVEGSSTQGWTQLNGKATYEVNGGVVTGTTKLGEPNSFLTTNKMYDDFILEYEVKVDPRMNSGVQIRSNSYDFDTTYVYTDAEGKSVEKTVESPRVHGYQIEIDPSERAYSGGIYDEARRGWLADLSENEEGRTAFKNNEWNKYRVEANGDTIRTFVNGIQTAELVDDMTDSGFIGLQVHSTDIEDPMQVQWRNIRIKEL
- a CDS encoding cystathionine beta-synthase; its protein translation is MYYNSIIDTIGNTPLIRLNKVTEGIEGTILVKVEYFNPGNSVKDRIATKMIEDAEKAGILKPGGTIIEGTSGNTGMGLALVAIAKGYKCIFTLADKQSQEKIDILRAVGAEVVVCPTNVSPDDPRSYYSVAKKLNQTIPNSFYPNQYDNLSNWAAHYETTGPEIWEQTEGKITHFAAGVGTGGTVSGVSKYLKEKSKKVFTLGIDTYGSVFKKYKETGEFDDNEVFPYLTEGIGEDILPKNVNFDLIDEFVKVTDKDAAIMARRLSREEGLFVGWSCGSAVFGALKYARKHLKKDDLMVIILPDHGTRYLGKIYNDSWMKDHGYLEKREFATAQDILKARNGQNELVTVTSDTTVGEAIKILNNQGISQIPVVEEDAYVGSLTDSKLLHQLIDNPSMKTEPVSKIMDKPFQFISIHDTLDVLSSLIDKNNKALLVRDRLNQVHIITRADLLMAMSS
- a CDS encoding thioredoxin domain-containing protein — translated: MNTNHHKYTNHLAREKSPYLLQHAHNPVDWHGWNEDTLRKAVSEDKPIILSIGYSSCHWCHVMEKESFENEEIGRYMSENFVCIKVDREERPDVDQIYMEAVQSMGIQGGWPLNVFLMPDQKPFYGGTYYPPAQWTKLLENVQISFEQQRDKLEESAEQFARHLSHSELQRYGIIEDDKQMEKQAYQEMLSNIYQKFATRFDQERGGMDKAPKFPMPSNWLFLLHYYYHTQDKQALNQLKLTLEQMAFGGIYDQIGGGFARYSVDERWFAPHFEKMLYDNGQLLSLYAEAFALTHKPLYKNVLEETVAFVKRELTSTEGGFYSALDADSEGEEGRFYVWKHAELQETLGDSTQIIADYYHVEEEGNWENGQNILYRNLAEDAFAKKYGLDRTELSELLEESKQKLLQKREERVRPGLDDKILTSWNGLMLKGLADTYATLQDVNILEAALRNAHFIVDKLMRKQVDKSSLYRSYKDGKAYLDAYLDDYAFVIDAFIALYQITFDEQWLRHAEQLTAYVVDHFYDPQEGFFHYTSEESQLIARKKELFDNVIPASNSAMAKNLYRLSLLLERKDYQEMSERMMNRILKILDSDPAYLTNWASLYMEMMQPSVEVVIIGEEYKAYSKAISAHYIPGKLISGTEKESTLPLLKDRNAIDGKTTVYVCFDKACKMPVHTIEAALEQLQDKKNFA
- the priA gene encoding replication restart helicase PriA, with the translated sequence MLPVPIPKLFTYRIPVDREQMVQVGSRVIVQFGSKKVLTGVIGKLHQTPPKKYQARYILEVLDEQAVVHPVQIKHFHWIAAYYACTIGEVLNVALPSGLKLSSESKVQLNPEFDLEDFEGNISDKEYRIIEALVEKQTLSYHEIGNLLDEKNFYHVIKSLIRKEAILIFEEVKEKYRPKIIKRVRLSPKYAHDHISLEKLFQQLEKQPKQLDVVLRYFQLKPAYQDVENNQRGLLKSSLNNESVSTSSVNTLIKKGVFEEFEEIVSRFQPVGPLQEAKIQLTESQQQTKDQILTHFESKDTVLLHGVTGSGKTEIYIDLIQDVLTSGGQVLYLLPEIALTTQIVYRLKKIFGDQMGIYHSKFSDNERVEVWQGILDGRYPLVVGVRSAVLLPFENLGLIIIDEEHEISYKQFDPAPRYHARDVALVLAKLHHAKTLLGSATPSIESYYNALQGKYGLVRLDRRFGNAQLPEIELVDIRRERKRRTMREDFSSVLLQHMEATLALEEQVIIFQNRRGYSPYILCEDCGHIPKCEQCDVSLTYHQFVYELRCHYCGHHEKLHLECEACGSTKLKTAGYGTEKLEEEIQMLIPKAKVQRMDLDTTRKKNSYQQIIDAFAKREMDILVGTQMVSKGLDFDGVSLVGILDADRMIHFPDFRSHERTFQLITQVSGRSGRRDKVGKVIIQTTNLEQPVLHKIVANDYIGLYQEEIAERQEYHYPPFVRLIRITIKNPDKTLCSKAAKQLSESLRKVLGLERVLGPEEPLISRLRNQYLMQLMIKLERKQTFIQEVKKIIIDHCTLLEKDKQLKGTRTVIDVDPF
- a CDS encoding SOS response-associated peptidase, giving the protein MCGRYSIGAEIETLAQMLDVKVPEDFEPNYNAAPSQKLPVVSNHQPSSFRLYPWGIVPFWAKADQKRLINARAETILEKATFKKSFKTRRCLVAADGYYEWMKNKGGKVPYRICLENDKPFVFAGIWDAPDEDEGQAGFCIITTAASPSVAHIHDRMPVILHPEAISIWLSDTEDYEGLQDMLRPMEDKLIKAYPVSKQVNSVQNNDSSLRVPQSAS
- a CDS encoding prohibitin family protein, with the translated sequence MDNRKFLPFIVIGIVLFIAIIYLSSSIFLTINAGERGVIFRKFGGGLDKENIYGTGFVVKAPWNDMYVYDVKENSVDETMDVLDKNGLSLKVDVTVRFHPMYDKIGYIHEYFGDNYVDKLIIPETRSTVRRVMGRYTAEEIYSTKRSEVETSIIEETEAILQDEANNIQMRALLIRSINLPEQIKVAIENKLEQEQEALAYQFRLEREKSEAERKRIAAEGEAEANKIINSSLTNELLKMRGIEATTQLSQSSNTKVVVIGNGSDGLPLILGNN
- the rpsF gene encoding 30S ribosomal protein S6 → MEFKNNYETVFILNPVLSEDQMKDTANKFVQILKDNGADVINVEHWGLRKLAYPIHHKTTGFYNLVEFSVEGSAVATLETEFRRDDRIMRFLTVALDKHAVDYNERRRKGEFKRRKETKEESAS
- the rpsR gene encoding 30S ribosomal protein S18, with the protein product MTLQNEPVISNKTENKKKYCRFKKQGIKYIDYKNPDFLLKLVNDQGKILPRRITGTSLKYQKKVAQAVKRARHLALLPFVDDNLK